The following is a genomic window from Lactococcus carnosus.
TCATAGACACGCGCAGCAAAACATTCTGCTGAAATTGCATAAAGCTTTTGATTGTATTTTTCCTGGTCAAAAGCAGGTGTTGTCGAAATAGCTTTTAAGATCGTATCAGGTATGTGGGTGTCATCTTCAAAGAGACAGCCAAAGGCAGGATCAGTAATTAAGGTTCTGAGATAGGCATTATCAGCTGCTAAAACTGGGGTTCCTGAGGCAAGTGCTTCAATATAAGTTAAGCCTTGTGTTTCACTGGTAGAAGCTGAGATGAAAAAATCGGCAGCTTTATAGTAATAGGCTGTCTGACTGTTATCAACTAGGCCAGTAAATACAACGATATCAGTCAGGTTAAGATCAGAAACAAGTTTTTGTAGCTTGTCCTGGTAAGGTCCGCTACCGACAATCACAAGTTTGACTGATACTTGGTCACGAATCGTACTAAGCTTAGTGATAATTGCTTGAATATTTTTTTCTTCAGCTAAACGTGATAAAGATAACAACATGATATCCTGTTGTCTAATGCCAAGACTTGTACGTAGTTTAGCAACATCTGCCTGAGTAATCTCTGGTCGTACAAATTTATCTAATTTTATGCCAGTTGGGATAACGCGTTTTTCGATTGACACACCGTATTGATTGATTGTATCCATTACGATATCACTAGGTGCGATCACACCGTCTACACCATGTAGATAGTTTTTGATGATATACTTGACCATGCTTGGTCTAATAATTCGTCCCTTTGCAATATAATGCACGTAGTCTTCATACTTGGTATGAAGTGTATGAATGACTGGTATCTTGAGTTGTCTGGCAACCAATTTACCAAGCATGCCAACGCCGAATTCAGTTTGTGTATGGATGATATCAAGATGGTAAGTCTGAGCAACTTGATAGGCAGCAACGACCCCTTTGAGGACAATGCGGCGTTCGGCTAATGAGATTAGCGGAATACTCCGTAAGCGAATAACATTTTTTTCATCATTTTCGGGATCAACTTGCGGATCTGTTGTCGTGAAAATAAAGACATTATGTCCCATACTTGTGAGCTGGTTGGCTAAGGTTTCTATAGACGTTGCAACGCCAGAAACTTGTGGCAAGTAAGAGTCAGTGAAAAGACCAATTCTCATAATTACTCCTTTAGTGATCAAAGAATGGATAGCACAAACAATAGTTGATGCTTCAAGTAAGTGGCTGGATGTTGCTTTACCGATATGACACGATACGCATCATTATTGTCCTAAAACTTGTTGATAAGCGGCTACTAATTGTGACGAGATATTCTCTATAGAGCGACTTTCTGCGACCTGATAGCCGGCTGTACGTTTATCAATCTTACCAGCTAGTACATCTCTAAGTGCCGATGCAAATGCATCATTACTTGAGACGAGTGTTGCTGAGGTATTATCAAGCCAACCTTCATAGACTGGTATTCGTCGTGCAACAACATGTTGATCTGAAGCAAGTGCTTCTAGGACAACAATCCCTTCAGTTTCTTCATTTGAAGGGAAGAAGAAGACATCACTTGCTGTCATAGCACCCTCATAGACGTCCCCTTTTATGTAACCAGGGAATTCGACATTTGCGGGGTGATTTTTTGTGACGAGTCGCCTTACGGAACGTGGGATTGTCCAAAGGTTTGTTTCTCCAAACCAGATAAACCTGACATCAGGCATCATTTCAGCGACTTTTACGAAATCATCGATGCCCTTTCGCTTGAAGTAAAGGGCGGCACACATGACAATTTTTTGCGAATTATCTATCTTAAAATGCTTTTTAAAAGCAAGCTCCTTCTCGATAGATCGACTGTATCTAGCGAGGTCAATCCCATTTGAAATCGCGATAATGGGTACGGTTACACCATAAGATGAGATCAGTTTTTTAGAGTACTCCGTGGGTGTGATAACAAGGTCAGCACGACTATACAAGAAGGTAAGATATCTTCTGATAAGCGGTGCTAGTAGGTTTGACCCAATAAAAGAATTTCTAAAGTCTTCTTCTGTCGAGTGACCGTGGTAAATGACTTTTTTCCCCATTCGTTTAACGCGAAAAAGCAGCATGACGCTCCTGATGCCGTATGTATTAATATGAGCAATGTCGAAATCCTCGTGAGGATCTGTTGTATAGTCAATGCCAGCAATCTCTAATGCGCGTTTTTGATGGTAGATTGCGCGGCCAATGCCCGATTTACGTAGGAATTTTTCGGCTTCCAAATATAATAAAATTTTCATAACTTATGTCTATTATATCAGAAAATAATAAGGAAAAATCAGACTAGCGGTGTAGATTACAAAAAAAACAAATAATTAGTAAAAAAAAAGGTATTTAATTAAAAAAGGGGTTGACCGCTTACCTGTTTTACGATATAATTATCTTTGTTGCTGAGAAAGAAGGCAATAAATACTTACCCTGGTCCGTTGGTCAAGGGGTTAAGACACCGCCTTTTCACGGCGGTATCACGGGTTCGAATCCCGTACGGACTATCAGTAAATCCATGTCAGATTGACATGGATTTTTTTTGTATTTTCAAGATAATCGGTATATAATTTAGATAATTAAGATATGTTGTAGAAATAAGATGCGTTATAGAAAGTGGAAAATTAAAAATGTTTGCTGAGCGAAAAGAAAAGCAAGTAGATGCGATAAAAAAATTTGATGCCTTACTGACAACAGCGATGGATGCTTGCGATCTAATACCTGAGATCAAGCAGATTTTAGAGACCCACTATAAACAGTTTCAAAAATCTCAAGATGTAGACCGTGAACGCGGAAGGCTTTGTAATGCGCTTACCCCTTATGCGATAAATAGGACTTTGCCTAAATCTACAGGGGAGTTATATCTAACGTTTACCCAACAGCACCTGACCCTAGACAGAATTGTGCGAGATCAGAGCCTATTAACGAGTTTGCTTATGGGTATGACGAGTATACGATAAATCATCTGCATCATCACAATGTAAAAACGTAGCAAGCTATCATCAGCCTGCTACGTTTTTGGTTGTTATGCTTTACTAGTGTAAGGATGTCTTTATTTATCAGTATTTTTCTTCTCAGCATCATCAAATTTCAACTTATCTGATGTATTATCTAGTTTAATGGTGGCAGTGTTCTCTTTACCATCACGATAATAGGTGATTTTCATGCTATCCCCAATATTGTATTTGTAAAGTGCTGTCTGGAGTTCAGTACCACTTGTTACCTTGGTATCCCCAATTTTTGTGATGACATCATATTTCTTAAGACCAGCAGCAGCAGCAGGTAGCCCATCTTGAACCTTGGCGATCACAACACCAGCTGTGACTGCGCTAGGGAGTTTGAGTTGGGCTTGATTTTGCGAGCTGATGCTTGCAAGATCAAGCATTTGGACACCTAGTGCCGGACGTTTAATCTCACCATCTTTTTCAAGTTTGCTGATGATGCTGACAACATCATTTGAGGGAATAGCAAATCCCATTCCTTCAACAGAAACATCACTTGAAGAGGCACCTGTTGCCGAAATTTTACTTGAGTTAATGCCGATGACTTGGCCCTCTACATTAACGAGCGCACCACCAGAGTTACCAGGATTTATCGCAGCATCTGTTTGTAGGGCATTAATATTCACCGTCTCATTACTTTCGTTTTTCATGATGACTTGTCTTGAGAGACTAGAGATAATCCCTTCAGTTGCTGAGTTGGCGTATTGGCTGCCGAGAGGAGAGCCGATTGCGATGGCAGGTTCACCCACAGTTAGTTTTGTTGAGTCACCAAAAGTTGCCACTTTAGAGACATCTTTTGCAGCCATCTTGATGACAGCTAAATCGCTATACGCATCTTTACCAACCAATGTACCTTTCACTTTATTGCCGTTAGAAAGTAGGATTTCTAGCGAGCTAGCACCGTCTACAACATGGTTATTAGTGACAACATAGGCAGTATCGCCATCTTTTTTATAGATGACCCCAGATCCTTCTGCTGCAGGTTGTTCTTTTGCGTCATCTTTCTTTGTCTTATTATCACGGTCGCCAAAGAGATCATCGATGGAAGACCCGCTTTCAGGTGCTTTTTGGTAATTGATAACAGAGACGACAGCATCAGATACTTTACTGATTGCTTTTGTTGTGTCACTTGTGACTTTGTAGGCTGTATTATCAACCTTAGTAGCAGTACTGCTAGTATTTAGGGATGTACCAGTCGTGTTGAAGTGGTCATAAACGACGTTACCACCTAGGGCGACAGCACCACCTATGACACCAGCAGTGATTAATTTTGCAGCTGTTTTTTTATTTGTTTTCATATTTCTAATCCTTTATTCATCATTTATAATAAGCTAAGTTTACGCTATACCACTTAATCATACCTTAAAAAAGTCAGTTTGTTAATTATTTAGTCATAAGTAGACCAGATTAAGCGCTAAAAGTTACTCACAGTTTTGTGGAAAAGTGTGTATTTTGTGAACAACTGTGAAAAAAACAGAGAGTTTTCCACAAAATTGTGGAAAAAATAATGAAAATGTGGATAAGACACGCTTTCATCTGTTTACATTTCAATGATGTTGTGGATAAAAACAACCTGATTTTTGTTATAATAAAGTTATGAGAGTTAAAATAATAAGTGTTGGTAAGTTAAAGGAAAAATACCTGAAAGACGGTATTGCAGAATATGTCAAACGGTTATCACGTTTTGCACAGGTAGAACTACTAGAATTAGCAGATGAAAAAACACCAGATAATGCATCAGATAAAGAGAATGAGCAAATTCTTTTTAAAGAAGGTCAGCGAATTTTAGCAAAAGTATCAGACCGTGATTTTGTTATGGCCATGGCTATAGAAGGCAAATTAATCTCGTCAGAAGACTTATCCACAACCTTTGATCAGGCGATGCAGCAATCTTCCACGCTTATTTTCATCATTGGAGGTAGTCTAGGACTAGCACCAGAGGTTAAAAAAAGAGCGAACGCACTGATTAGTTTCGGTAGGATTACCCTGCCCCATCAGCTGATGCGCTTGGTTTTGACAGAACAAATCTATAGAGGGTTCATGATCAGAGAGGGAAGTCCTTATCATAAATGATAAGACTTAATCTGACAGCAGACTATTAAGGTGTTATCGCCACTAGTGAGCGTTGCCTTAGTGGCTAGCAATTAAGAATGGGGAGACGAGTAGTGAATAGTAAACAGTATCGCATTTTTGAGCGTGTGCGCGTGGCGATCTTATTAGCCTTTATCAGTGGTTTTGTAAATGCTTATACGTTTATGACGCAAGGTCAACGCTTCGCCGGTATGCAAACTGGTAATATGATTTATCTGATGAAATATTTGGCCGAGGGACATATTCTTACGGCAGCAAGTTATTTGTTGCCAATCGTTGCCTTTATGTTAGGTAGTCTGTTTACCTATTTTGCGAGAAGATTTGCTGTCCGTCATAAACAGCTACGCTGGCATTCACTTGCAGGTGTCATTATTTTTGTGGGTATTTTATACACAGCCGTGATATCGCAATATGTCTCGTCACAGTGGACTGTCCTATCCTTATCTTTTATTGCAGCAGTCCAACTAGAATCCTTTAGGAAAATGCGTGGTGCACCATATACCAATACGATGATGACCGGTAATCTTAAAAATATGACCGTCTTTATCACACAAGGCTTGGTCGAAAAGAATGAGGATGTCTTAAAACGAGGTGGTTATATATTTCTGGTCATTTCAGGATTTTGTTTAGGGGTCTTTTTATCCACCGTGTTGTCTATCCAATTTTCTCAACATGCACTTTATGCGATCTTACCTGTTGTCTTGGGGTTTAATATCGTGCTTTATAAGGAAAAAAGGGACATTATTAAGTAAGTATTTCAGGAATGCTAGCTTAGTCTATTTACTAAACTAGCA
Proteins encoded in this region:
- a CDS encoding glycosyltransferase family 4 protein; its protein translation is MRIGLFTDSYLPQVSGVATSIETLANQLTSMGHNVFIFTTTDPQVDPENDEKNVIRLRSIPLISLAERRIVLKGVVAAYQVAQTYHLDIIHTQTEFGVGMLGKLVARQLKIPVIHTLHTKYEDYVHYIAKGRIIRPSMVKYIIKNYLHGVDGVIAPSDIVMDTINQYGVSIEKRVIPTGIKLDKFVRPEITQADVAKLRTSLGIRQQDIMLLSLSRLAEEKNIQAIITKLSTIRDQVSVKLVIVGSGPYQDKLQKLVSDLNLTDIVVFTGLVDNSQTAYYYKAADFFISASTSETQGLTYIEALASGTPVLAADNAYLRTLITDPAFGCLFEDDTHIPDTILKAISTTPAFDQEKYNQKLYAISAECFAARVYEFYLDKIISNNHYLAQKGESIPRQTARLFRQAPAKTVKTVVRTPKKVAYFAKKAIKHAKILKKYGKIKLK
- a CDS encoding glycosyltransferase, with the protein product MKILLYLEAEKFLRKSGIGRAIYHQKRALEIAGIDYTTDPHEDFDIAHINTYGIRSVMLLFRVKRMGKKVIYHGHSTEEDFRNSFIGSNLLAPLIRRYLTFLYSRADLVITPTEYSKKLISSYGVTVPIIAISNGIDLARYSRSIEKELAFKKHFKIDNSQKIVMCAALYFKRKGIDDFVKVAEMMPDVRFIWFGETNLWTIPRSVRRLVTKNHPANVEFPGYIKGDVYEGAMTASDVFFFPSNEETEGIVVLEALASDQHVVARRIPVYEGWLDNTSATLVSSNDAFASALRDVLAGKIDKRTAGYQVAESRSIENISSQLVAAYQQVLGQ
- a CDS encoding bacteriocin immunity protein, whose product is MFAERKEKQVDAIKKFDALLTTAMDACDLIPEIKQILETHYKQFQKSQDVDRERGRLCNALTPYAINRTLPKSTGELYLTFTQQHLTLDRIVRDQSLLTSLLMGMTSIR
- a CDS encoding S1C family serine protease: MKTNKKTAAKLITAGVIGGAVALGGNVVYDHFNTTGTSLNTSSTATKVDNTAYKVTSDTTKAISKVSDAVVSVINYQKAPESGSSIDDLFGDRDNKTKKDDAKEQPAAEGSGVIYKKDGDTAYVVTNNHVVDGASSLEILLSNGNKVKGTLVGKDAYSDLAVIKMAAKDVSKVATFGDSTKLTVGEPAIAIGSPLGSQYANSATEGIISSLSRQVIMKNESNETVNINALQTDAAINPGNSGGALVNVEGQVIGINSSKISATGASSSDVSVEGMGFAIPSNDVVSIISKLEKDGEIKRPALGVQMLDLASISSQNQAQLKLPSAVTAGVVIAKVQDGLPAAAAGLKKYDVITKIGDTKVTSGTELQTALYKYNIGDSMKITYYRDGKENTATIKLDNTSDKLKFDDAEKKNTDK
- the rlmH gene encoding 23S rRNA (pseudouridine(1915)-N(3))-methyltransferase RlmH encodes the protein MRVKIISVGKLKEKYLKDGIAEYVKRLSRFAQVELLELADEKTPDNASDKENEQILFKEGQRILAKVSDRDFVMAMAIEGKLISSEDLSTTFDQAMQQSSTLIFIIGGSLGLAPEVKKRANALISFGRITLPHQLMRLVLTEQIYRGFMIREGSPYHK
- a CDS encoding YoaK family protein, with protein sequence MNSKQYRIFERVRVAILLAFISGFVNAYTFMTQGQRFAGMQTGNMIYLMKYLAEGHILTAASYLLPIVAFMLGSLFTYFARRFAVRHKQLRWHSLAGVIIFVGILYTAVISQYVSSQWTVLSLSFIAAVQLESFRKMRGAPYTNTMMTGNLKNMTVFITQGLVEKNEDVLKRGGYIFLVISGFCLGVFLSTVLSIQFSQHALYAILPVVLGFNIVLYKEKRDIIK